ACAACATGGGCTGTCAGATTATTTGTATTTATATCTTGTGTGTGTTTTATTATTGCATGGGATTAGACTAACACAAGGCTTTGTGGTGGTTCAATGCAGGGAAATTGTTGGAAATTGGATGCAGTTTGCTTGGGGTGTTGGGTCAAAGCTCTCACTTTGCCACTTGCCAATAGAGATCACACTGTCTGAgacacatacaaaaaaaaaaagtagaggtAAAAGCATGACAGAGATATAGCTGCACCCTTTTATTCTTTGCTTAATAAAAATGATGATGGTGGAGGGAGAAGGGGAGTGTTTGGAATGTTGATACTGGTGATTGCTGAGGTGTAAGAACATGTATAGGAATATGTcccccctccctttttttttcctcatccacatttgttttgatacaaagtcaATTTGCAATACTGCCCTCAAATTCTCTCTTTCTTGATTTTGTGGAGCATGAACTATATGTAGCATTATATTCTCCCTCTATTTCATGGATTTTGAAATCTACCAATCAGATAGAAGGTTTTTTGAAGTCTTTTCCTCCTAATGTACACTATTTGATGGCCACTGTTTTCCAGCTGACTTGGATCACTTTTGAGATGTATACCTAAGAGAAACTTCATCAAATTTAAGACCACAAAATAGAAGAGCcagagaaaaataaagaaatgacTATATCATTTATGTATTGGCCATCCATGTGGTGCCAAGAGAAATTACCAGAGTCATAAGAAAGCTGAAACAGAGGCAAATTTAGCTAGTGGATTGCAAATAAATATATGCAATTGCCATTATTTTACAAGCTTATAATTGGGCTTTTTTTATCATAGCTGTTGTCCTCCTATATACTACTGTATCCTGCTCTGACTGGCTAACACTTGAGATCATTGTTTCCAGTTGGACTACAGCAAATCCTTCTCCTTTTCTGTGAACTATAAACTACATAGCATTTATATTTCTATTAGTCAAAAGATTCTGAACTCCAGATGTTTCATCAGCTCTTTTTGGAGTTTGATCCATCTGGTTTTGGCCTTGCTCATGATAAAGCTCTTAAATCAGACTTATGTGAAAAGGACAGATGATTCTTGTTTGTGTGTGGATTTAAAATGTCAGTGAAGGCTAATTTTACATAAAAAAGTTGAAACCACTGACTGACTGATTGACACACCATTTCTCTTTTAAGCTAATTTAATTCTGAAAACAATTATTAGAAACATCAAACTTCCTTTTAGAATCCATGTGTCTGTGGATATTTAACTTTctgtaatatatttaataatcaAATATGAACCTTCAGCAGGAAGATTTTGCcatattaatgtcaagaatccTCCTGTCTTGCTAAAGAGACAAGCtatagagaagagaagagaagagagagtaaCTGCAACTTAATTTTGGAGAATTGATTCCATATCCTTGGTATAATCAAGAGTAGCTACATGGCATGCAGTAGTCGTAGGTAAAGTCATCACTAAATTAAACCAACAGCCTTGACCTAACAAAAGTTTCAGGTGCTTGATACCACCAAAGAAAGACAACCTAATGGACAGTGATCAAACATTCAATGTGGTTCAATTGTCATGAAAAACATGATATTTCTGCAAGGAAAGAAGAGAAATTCTATTCAGCAAGAGAAAATCATGCCAGTCTTTTAATTCCCAAAATAAAATCTCATAAACAGATTTGAACCCAGTCAAATAAATCAGGTGAACTAGGCCATACTTTGCAATTACAGGGGCACCAATGCTCTCTAAAACTGGTGATGGATCTCAAAATTATTATTGCTGCCTTGTGAGTACAACAACAAAGAGCCACTACCAGGTCCTATGACAACTCTATAAAGTGATAATTACAAAAAAAGAATATGAACCACGGAACTACCTCGTCGTCAATCGAGCTTTAACGCCTCCCTAAAGCCGATACTGAAGTTAGCCTGCAATCCTCTCTTGCCGAATCCAGCGTCTCCTTTGTTCATCATAGCTACAAATTCATTGTAGTCTATACGTCCGTCCTGCCATAATGACAAGACGAAGATACAAAAAATGAGCAGATTGCTTTGTGTAATATGGCCTTGAGACAGAATGTAAAACATTTGCCAGAGATGAAGGATTTACATTATCTTGATCCGCTTCTCGGATCATTTCATCCAGCTGCACATCATGTATGCCGAATTCTTCACAAGCCTGTTGCAGTTCATCTTGAGTTATGTAACCACTCCCATCTTTGTCGAAGTATGAGAAGGCCATGAATAAATGATCCTCCCTCTCTATCTTATTTAGCTGTAAAGTGGCAGCAACAAACTCGCCATAGTCGATTGTGCCGCTGTTATCAACATCTGCCTAATATTTTCCAATTTCCAACAAAGAGAGTAAGAAGAGAGaataagaaaatgataattaACTTAAGGTACTGAATGAACTCTTTCTCCAAATGTTTTGCATGAGAAGTCAATAATTTTCAAGTAAAGGAAGTGACCATCTACCAAACTAACCGACATTATAAAGTTTGGTTTCTTCCAAACTAAGAGAAGATTACCATGAAGCAACCATCTATGGATGAATTAGACATCATTTAACATAAAGGTGTTTGTGTAATTTGGAGGTAATATTACTTATAAAACTGATGTTTCTGACAGCAGATTTTTATTGTTTAATATGCTATCCCAGCTCTCGGATCTTTTGAATACCTACCGCCTGCATAAGTGCATAAATTTCCGACTCCTGGAGATTAGCACCAACTCTTTCCAATCCAGCCTTGAGTTCTTCAAATGTTATCTGCCCACTGTTGTCTGTATCTATCATCTTAAACATTTCCTTAAGGCCAGCAATTTCATCTTCAGAAAGGTGTTCAGCAATAACCTATAAGAAGGACATACTTAGAGAAAATAAAGAAATTGGAGGTGAcaaggaaaaaaaacaaaaacatgccATATATACCATAAACCATTTACATTAGTGTAAGTGACAGTAAATTAGAACGAAAACAGaatgaatgatataaaaaaatcagAGATCATAGTTCAGAATAGAGTAACATGTGAAACAAACTAGAGAAAAATACCCTATATACATTACCAGATGACTAGAaccaaaacaaaaaggaaaggAAATACACAAGACTTTCACACCCATGGATGAACaatacaaatattatatataagccTAGTACAGAATCTACTGCAAATGTGGATTCCTTCTAACTCGAGCCAGACTTCTAAAACCCCTGAACAGAAAACCTGCATCATTTATGCATGGTCAATTTCACCTAAAAGAGAAGGGTGCAGATCTCAAGATAACCAACATGGCTTGTCAAATTTGCACAAAGGCATGATTAAGGTTATGCTAACTTGTACATTGACTCCAAAAGATTACTCTTGCAAAATTGTAGGGAGCAATGATCAACTTGAGTAGAATAAAATAATGAGAAGCAACAATATTGCAACATCAACCTTCTTTGCCATTGTGATTGTAAACATGCATGAAAAAGCATGCAATGATCACAGCCAACATCGATGAAAGAGATAATCTCATTTAGAGCTTTGCTAGgttgatttgttcaaaaaaacatTCATAGCTAATCATCCAAATTAGTATCAAAAGCCACCTAATTTTCCAAAATTATGACTTCTAAAGCTTACTCTGATAGccatctttttaagtttgttcatggcagaaaattgtttcaagcGAGAAAGAACTGCAGAATCCAGAGGCTTGTCAGGAGCCACTCCATCAATCTGAACCCATGGATGACCTGGAAATAATCCAACAGTGAATTAAGCAAACTCAGTTCATTATAGAACTGAATCATCAAAATTTCCTTACAAGCAATGCATTCATGATTGGCAAACTAGATGACAAATCTATTAGCACTTTCTAAGTTATGCATGCAACTGGACGATGATGTCGATCAGGGAACAGATATCATGAAAAATTAAACAACTATAGCTAGACGACATTTTTAATGAGAGTCAAAGTGTCGGTTAGCAGTGTAAGTCACATTTCAAACTCTGTCACATGGATGTGCTTTCATGGTATCCATTGTTGTCCTTGGGGTATGCCGATGCAGTAAAAGAAAACATGTTAATAGCAAATCATGAATTTTCACTCTTGGAATTCAATGCAAATAGTTTCTTAGAACCGTGAATATATCAAAATTGAAGTCCAACTTACACAAAACGTCATGAGCAGTCAACCGCCTCCTGGGGTCCCTAACAAGCATTttccttacaagttctttggcacTGTTTGAGATGCTGGGCCATGGATCTGACTGAAAGTCAAGTTTACCATGTAAAACCTCTTCAAATATACCTTGCTCGGTTTCTGGATGTGATGTAAATTACAGCACATAATAAGTGAGAAGTAGGTGATATATACCGATTAACTGTCCAAAGTAAAACTCCAAGCAAACACAATCAGAGGACAAATGTCTCACCAGCCCAAAATGGAGGAACACcactaagaagaatataaatGATCACCCCAGCACTCCAAACATCTGCCTCTCGACCATACCGTTTTTTCAGAACTTCAGGTGCAACATAGTAAGGGCTACCAACCACATCAGTAAATATCTCTCCTGGAAAAGATATATTACAATTCCATTAATGAAAATAGAAGAGCTATAGTGTTCCTAAGAATATTAACTAGTCACTCTTTTCTCTCTAAAGCTTGCCCCAGAGTGTTGCGCATCCAGTATGATGAGTAACAATGATGTGTTGTCTCAAGAGTCTGGTTATAATAGAATATGAAAACCATGAAACAAAACAGTAATAGACAAGAGTCGCAGAGGATTAGATTCTTCTTTGGTGGAATAAGGtgctgattgaactatcaaatgcTTAAAGCGCAAGTACATATACCGAAAAAGATGCACCTTGAGTTTCATAACAAAATATAATAGCACTGGACCGCAAAAAGAAGTGTACCTGGCCGGAAGAAGATTGACAATCCAAAATCAATGGTCTTAAGAGGTGAATCCTCCATTTgattgacaaaaagaaaattttcaggcTTGAGATCTCGATGCATGACCCCCATCGAATGACAAGCTTCCACAACTCCAACAATCACCCTTGCAAGCTCTGCTGCCTTTCTTTCTGTGTAATGCCCCTTCTGAATGATCCTATCAAATAACTCACCCCCAGCACACAACTCCATGACAACATGGACAGCCACAGCATCTTCATAGGCCCCTTTGATGGAGATTACACTTGGGTGACCTGACAAATGATGCATTATCTGGATCTCTCTCCTAACATCCTGCACATCCTCCTCTGTCATCAATTTCCTCTTCAAAATGGACTTGCAAGCATACTCCTTGCCAGTTTCCTTCTCCACACAAAGATACGTTGTTCCGAATTGTCCTTGCCCAAGTTTCCGTCCTAAGCTGTAAACGTCCTTCAAACTATTGGTTTTGTGTTTCAAAATAAACTCTTCCTGAAGTCCTGCCACACTGGAGAGTCTCTTGACATGGGTCGGCTTCTTGGGTTGGTTCGACGAGGGTATGTCGGATGCCTGCTTGCCCTCCACTTCTGGAAGTCTGGGTGGCTCAGTCTGTTTATTCTGGATCTTAACTGGTTGGGGAGCATTGACATCCGGTTTAGCTGGTGCTGGCGCATCCGAGGTCCCCTCACCAGCAGCCTCATTATTGGCAGCTGGAAGAGCCTCCTTGTTCAATCGACTACGCCAAAGAGTAGCTGACACCGATTGGAAAAATCCATTCTTCAAGAGGCTCGGCCCAACACATGCGTTCCCCATCCGATTCAAGAATCAATATTCCCAAAGAACCCTCCTCTGCATTGTCTCGAACACCTCCAACGCGTACGTACCCAAAGCTAAAATTCAAACCTTGTACCGATCAAATTCCCATCCTGAGCCGGAAGCCCGCAGAGATGCACATAAAAATGGGATCTTCcgccaaaattttttaatttcacGTGCAAATTAGATCCTTACACGGAGAAAACGAACAACAATGGGCAATAAGAGAAAGCTCCCGCCGTTGGGCTAAACGACAACGCGAGAACGAACCGAATCCATCCAATTCCAGGAAGAATCCAAAATGTAGAGGGGAATTCCAACAAAACCCTAGAAATCCCCCGTCCGATGGGGACGGACCTGATCCTGCACCAAAATCAGCAAATGGACGCCCGATCAGAGGCGATAGCTTGTCGAAAGAGGAAGCCGTGGAGGAGGGGGGACCGGAAACCAAATGGTGGgtcggaggaaggaggaagaggggggAGGATGGCGCAAACGGGTCAACGGAGCGGTCCAATTCCCGGTTGCTCTCCGTCTCCTTTACGATTCGATTTTGGTCGTCTTGCCCTCCCCAATTTGTCGAAttaattaattcatcaattaattattCACTAATTTTATTTTGGAATTTTAGTATAGTATAATTGAATCGGTCGGTCTAATTTGACGTGCTTTTAACTCGAataaattaggattaagattaaaatTATGATTTAAGATTGGGTTTGGAAGGTTACTGGACATTAATTAAGTACATGATAAAGATGATTTGACTTGGTCAACACTCTATCGTCAATGACATTAACATGGCAAATGCGAATGATAGGACGAGATTTCTAGCTTCAAATGGCACGTTGCATCGAGCCCGAATGAGCTCCTAATC
The DNA window shown above is from Musa acuminata AAA Group cultivar baxijiao chromosome BXJ2-4, Cavendish_Baxijiao_AAA, whole genome shotgun sequence and carries:
- the LOC103974647 gene encoding calcium-dependent protein kinase 10 isoform X2 — its product is MGNACVGPSLLKNGFFQSVSATLWRSRLNKEALPAANNEAAGEGTSDAPAPAKPDVNAPQPVKIQNKQTEPPRLPEVEGKQASDIPSSNQPKKPTHVKRLSSVAGLQEEFILKHKTNSLKDVYSLGRKLGQGQFGTTYLCVEKETGKEYACKSILKRKLMTEEDVQDVRREIQIMHHLSGHPSVISIKGAYEDAVAVHVVMELCAGGELFDRIIQKGHYTERKAAELARVIVGVVEACHSMGVMHRDLKPENFLFVNQMEDSPLKTIDFGLSIFFRPGEIFTDVVGSPYYVAPEVLKKRYGREADVWSAGVIIYILLSGVPPFWAETEQGIFEEVLHGKLDFQSDPWPSISNSAKELVRKMLVRDPRRRLTAHDVLCHPWVQIDGVAPDKPLDSAVLSRLKQFSAMNKLKKMAIRVIAEHLSEDEIAGLKEMFKMIDTDNSGQITFEELKAGLERVGANLQESEIYALMQAMLITAAQSTMASLLLPLYS
- the LOC103974647 gene encoding calcium-dependent protein kinase 10 isoform X1, with protein sequence MGNACVGPSLLKNGFFQSVSATLWRSRLNKEALPAANNEAAGEGTSDAPAPAKPDVNAPQPVKIQNKQTEPPRLPEVEGKQASDIPSSNQPKKPTHVKRLSSVAGLQEEFILKHKTNSLKDVYSLGRKLGQGQFGTTYLCVEKETGKEYACKSILKRKLMTEEDVQDVRREIQIMHHLSGHPSVISIKGAYEDAVAVHVVMELCAGGELFDRIIQKGHYTERKAAELARVIVGVVEACHSMGVMHRDLKPENFLFVNQMEDSPLKTIDFGLSIFFRPGEIFTDVVGSPYYVAPEVLKKRYGREADVWSAGVIIYILLSGVPPFWAETEQGIFEEVLHGKLDFQSDPWPSISNSAKELVRKMLVRDPRRRLTAHDVLCHPWVQIDGVAPDKPLDSAVLSRLKQFSAMNKLKKMAIRVIAEHLSEDEIAGLKEMFKMIDTDNSGQITFEELKAGLERVGANLQESEIYALMQAADVDNSGTIDYGEFVAATLQLNKIEREDHLFMAFSYFDKDGSGYITQDELQQACEEFGIHDVQLDEMIREADQDNDGRIDYNEFVAMMNKGDAGFGKRGLQANFSIGFREALKLD